A single Streptomyces mirabilis DNA region contains:
- a CDS encoding ABC transporter ATP-binding protein has translation MTRAISLHQVSKSYTRGVRVVERLSLDIRPGEFLVLLGPSGCGKSTVLRMIAGLEDATEGEVRLDGENAGDLPPSERDMAMVFQNFALYPSMTGRDNIGFPLRIETPGEDPRPRVDATARMLGIEDLLDRFPHQLSGGERQRVAMGRAIARHPSAFLMDEPLSNLDAKLRNHLRAEIASLTRELGVTTVYVTHDQAEALSLGDRVAILRGGVLQQLGTPRTVYALPANVFVAAFIGTPRINLLRGLVRAPLDGAMTISLGKQYLPLREPWTVDQRLLRVQQGREVIVGLRSEAVRLAKPSEARPGEVAISGLVEHVEFQGHEVLVHFNTGSRPAFVPDLEAPRPVRPVRRRRREGSLLDRLRDRRAGLRAGPVVDLDDPADAGPARDDETPPDGRLPGDLVVRTTPDFDLRHGMQVPLLVDLAHLFVFDRHGERICPAPARLPDLDE, from the coding sequence ATGACACGCGCCATCTCCCTGCACCAGGTCAGCAAGTCGTATACGCGCGGTGTCCGCGTGGTGGAACGGCTGTCGCTGGACATCCGGCCGGGCGAGTTCCTCGTACTGCTCGGTCCCTCCGGCTGCGGCAAGTCGACCGTGCTGAGGATGATCGCCGGTCTGGAGGACGCCACTGAGGGCGAGGTGCGCCTCGACGGTGAGAACGCGGGCGATCTGCCGCCGTCCGAGCGGGACATGGCGATGGTCTTCCAGAACTTCGCCCTCTACCCGAGCATGACGGGCCGCGACAACATCGGCTTCCCGTTGCGCATCGAGACCCCCGGAGAGGACCCGCGTCCGCGTGTCGACGCCACCGCCCGGATGCTCGGCATCGAGGACCTCCTCGACCGTTTCCCCCACCAGCTGTCGGGCGGCGAACGCCAGCGCGTGGCGATGGGCCGTGCGATCGCCCGCCACCCCTCCGCCTTCCTGATGGACGAGCCGCTCTCCAACCTCGACGCCAAGCTCCGTAACCACCTGCGCGCCGAGATCGCCTCGCTCACCAGGGAGTTGGGCGTCACCACGGTGTACGTCACCCACGACCAGGCCGAGGCGTTGTCGCTCGGCGACCGGGTAGCCATCCTGCGCGGCGGCGTCCTCCAGCAACTGGGCACACCCCGTACGGTCTACGCGCTGCCGGCGAACGTCTTCGTCGCCGCCTTCATCGGCACCCCGCGCATCAATCTGCTGCGCGGCCTGGTCCGGGCCCCGCTCGACGGGGCGATGACGATCAGCCTCGGCAAGCAGTATCTGCCGCTGCGCGAGCCCTGGACGGTGGATCAGCGGTTGCTGCGGGTGCAGCAGGGCCGCGAGGTCATCGTCGGACTGCGTTCCGAGGCCGTCCGCCTGGCCAAGCCGTCGGAGGCCCGGCCCGGCGAGGTGGCGATCAGTGGTCTCGTCGAGCATGTGGAGTTCCAGGGGCACGAGGTGCTCGTCCACTTCAACACCGGCTCGCGGCCCGCCTTCGTCCCGGACCTGGAGGCGCCGCGCCCGGTCCGCCCGGTCAGGCGCCGCCGTCGCGAGGGCTCGCTCCTCGACCGTCTCCGGGACCGCCGGGCCGGTCTGCGGGCCGGGCCGGTGGTCGACCTCGACGACCCCGCCGACGCGGGTCCGGCGCGTGACGACGAGACACCGCCGGATGGCCGGCTCCCCGGCGATCTGGTCGTCCGCACCACCCCCGACTTCGACCTCCGGCACGGCATGCAGGTTCCCCTCCTCGTCGACCTCGCCCATCTGTTCGTCTTCGACCGGCACGGCGAACGCATCTGCCCCGCTCCGGCGCGGCTGCCGGACCTGGACGAGTGA
- a CDS encoding aldehyde dehydrogenase family protein: MKAHDGMYIDGAWRPAAGTDTIEVVNPVDEQVVGRVPAGTAEDVDIAVRAARAAFPAWAATPPAERAARLGALRDVLTARKDEIAETVTAELGSPLSFSQAVHATVPILVAGSYAGLAASYAFEEKVGNSIVYQEPIGVVGAITPWNYPLHQIVAKVAPALAAGCTVVLKPAEDTPLTAQLFAEAVAEAGVPAGVFNLVTGLGPVAGQALAEHPDVDLVSFTGSTAVGRRIGATAGAAVKRVALELGGKSANVILPSADLAKAVNVGVANVMSNSGQTCSAWTRMLVHAAQYEEAVELAATAAAKYGDRIGPVVNAKQQARVRGYIEKGVAEGARLVAGGPESPREQGYFVQPTVFADVTPEMTIAQEEIFGPVLSVIPYEDEEDAVRIANGTVYGLAGAVWAGDEAEAVAFARRLDTGQVDINGGRFNPSAPFGGYKQSGVGRELGAHGLSEYLQTKSLQF; this comes from the coding sequence ATGAAGGCACATGACGGCATGTACATCGACGGTGCTTGGCGCCCCGCCGCCGGGACGGACACGATCGAGGTCGTGAACCCGGTGGACGAACAGGTTGTCGGCAGGGTTCCGGCGGGCACGGCCGAGGACGTCGACATCGCCGTACGGGCCGCCCGCGCCGCCTTCCCGGCCTGGGCCGCGACCCCGCCCGCCGAGCGGGCCGCACGGCTCGGTGCCCTGCGTGACGTCCTCACCGCACGCAAGGACGAGATCGCCGAGACGGTCACGGCGGAGCTCGGCTCCCCGCTGTCCTTCTCGCAGGCGGTCCACGCGACCGTACCGATCCTGGTCGCGGGCTCGTACGCCGGACTGGCGGCCTCCTACGCCTTCGAGGAGAAGGTCGGCAACTCGATCGTCTACCAGGAGCCGATCGGTGTGGTCGGCGCGATCACACCCTGGAACTACCCGCTGCACCAGATCGTCGCCAAGGTCGCCCCCGCGCTCGCGGCGGGCTGCACGGTCGTCCTGAAGCCCGCCGAGGACACCCCGCTCACCGCCCAGCTCTTCGCGGAGGCGGTCGCGGAGGCGGGTGTCCCGGCCGGCGTCTTCAACCTCGTCACCGGCCTCGGCCCGGTCGCGGGCCAGGCCCTCGCCGAACACCCGGACGTGGACCTGGTCTCCTTCACGGGGTCCACGGCGGTGGGGCGGCGGATCGGAGCGACGGCCGGTGCGGCGGTCAAGCGGGTCGCCCTCGAACTCGGCGGCAAGTCCGCCAACGTCATCCTGCCGAGCGCCGACCTCGCCAAGGCCGTCAACGTCGGCGTCGCCAACGTGATGTCCAACTCCGGCCAGACGTGCAGCGCCTGGACCCGCATGCTCGTGCACGCCGCGCAGTACGAGGAGGCGGTCGAACTCGCCGCGACCGCCGCGGCGAAGTACGGGGACCGCATCGGACCGGTCGTCAACGCCAAGCAGCAGGCGCGGGTGCGCGGTTACATCGAGAAGGGCGTCGCCGAGGGCGCCCGGCTGGTCGCGGGCGGCCCCGAATCCCCGCGCGAGCAAGGGTATTTCGTCCAGCCGACCGTCTTCGCGGACGTCACCCCCGAGATGACGATCGCGCAGGAGGAGATCTTCGGCCCGGTGCTGTCGGTGATCCCGTACGAGGACGAGGAGGACGCCGTCCGGATCGCCAACGGCACGGTGTACGGGCTCGCGGGCGCGGTGTGGGCGGGTGACGAGGCCGAGGCGGTCGCCTTCGCGCGACGGCTCGACACCGGTCAGGTCGACATCAACGGCGGCCGGTTCAACCCCAGTGCCCCGTTCGGCGGTTACAAGCAGTCGGGGGTCGGACGAGAACTGGGCGCGCACGGCCTGTCCGAGTACCTCCAGACGAAGTCCCTCCAGTTCTAG
- a CDS encoding Zn-dependent alcohol dehydrogenase has translation MVRAAVLPAVGAPLEIAEIDLPEPGPGQVRVRLAAAGVCHSDLSLSDGTMRVPVPAVLGHEGAGTVVSVGEGVTGVAPGDGVVLNWAPSCGSCHACSLGEVWLCANALSGAGDVYARRASDGSDLHPGLNVAAFAEETVVAAGCVLPVPDGIPLTDAALLGCAVLTGYGAVHHSARVRAGETVAVFGVGGVGLAALQAARIADASQVIAVDISPEKESLAREAGATHYVVASDTTAREIRSLTGKQGVDVAVECVGRAVTIRAAWDSTRRGGRTTVVGIGGKDQQVTFNALEIFHWGRTLSGCVYGNSDPARDLPVLAEHVRAGRLDLGMLVTERIGLDGIAGAFENMVAGKGGRALVVF, from the coding sequence GTGGTTCGCGCTGCCGTACTTCCCGCCGTGGGCGCTCCCCTGGAGATCGCCGAGATCGACCTCCCGGAACCCGGTCCCGGCCAGGTCCGCGTCAGGCTGGCCGCCGCCGGCGTCTGTCACTCCGACCTCTCGCTGTCCGACGGCACCATGAGGGTGCCCGTCCCCGCCGTCCTCGGCCACGAGGGTGCCGGGACCGTCGTCTCCGTCGGGGAGGGCGTGACGGGTGTCGCACCCGGTGACGGAGTCGTCCTCAACTGGGCACCCTCCTGCGGCAGTTGCCACGCCTGCTCGCTGGGGGAGGTGTGGCTGTGCGCCAACGCGCTGAGCGGCGCGGGGGACGTGTACGCGCGGCGCGCCTCCGACGGGAGCGATCTCCATCCCGGGCTGAACGTCGCCGCGTTCGCCGAGGAGACCGTCGTGGCCGCCGGCTGCGTACTCCCCGTCCCGGACGGCATCCCCCTCACCGACGCCGCCCTCCTCGGCTGCGCCGTCCTCACCGGGTACGGCGCCGTCCACCACTCGGCGCGGGTCCGTGCCGGAGAGACCGTCGCCGTGTTCGGGGTGGGCGGGGTGGGGCTCGCGGCGCTCCAGGCGGCGCGGATCGCGGACGCGTCGCAGGTCATCGCGGTGGACATCTCTCCGGAGAAGGAGTCACTGGCACGCGAGGCCGGCGCCACGCACTACGTCGTCGCCTCCGACACCACCGCCCGCGAGATCCGCTCCCTCACCGGCAAGCAGGGCGTCGACGTCGCCGTCGAGTGTGTGGGCCGTGCCGTGACCATTCGCGCGGCCTGGGACTCCACCCGCCGCGGCGGCCGTACGACGGTCGTCGGCATCGGCGGCAAGGACCAGCAGGTCACCTTCAACGCCCTGGAGATCTTCCACTGGGGCCGTACGCTGTCCGGCTGTGTGTACGGCAACTCCGACCCTGCGCGGGACCTGCCGGTGCTGGCGGAGCATGTTCGGGCGGGGCGTCTGGATCTGGGGATGCTGGTGACCGAGCGGATCGGGCTGGACGGGATCGCCGGGGCGTTCGAGAACATGGTGGCGGGGAAGGGCGGGCGAGCGCTGGTGGTGTTCTAG
- a CDS encoding DMT family transporter translates to MNAASPAPARRAELLAAGAATVTVVLWASAFVSIRSAGAAYSPGALALGRLLAGSVTLGALCLVRREGWPPRAAWRGIAISGLLWFGFYMVVLNWGEQQVDAGTAALVVNIGPILIALLGSRLLGDAMPPRLLAGMAVSFAGAVAVGLSMSGEGGSSVLGVVLCLLAAVGYAAGVVAQKPALGRASALQVTTFGCLVGAVVCLPFAGQLVHDVADAPASATLNVLYLGVFPTALAFTTWAYALARTTASRMGATTYAVPALVVAMSWLFLDEVPALLTLAGGALCLTGVAVSRSRPRSKAVRDAGSRTTSPHPTADDHATRG, encoded by the coding sequence ATGAACGCCGCTTCCCCCGCGCCCGCCCGTCGCGCGGAGCTGCTCGCCGCGGGCGCCGCGACCGTCACGGTCGTGCTGTGGGCCTCCGCCTTCGTGTCGATCCGCAGCGCGGGCGCGGCGTACTCGCCGGGCGCGCTGGCACTCGGGCGGCTGCTGGCAGGCTCGGTCACGCTGGGCGCCCTCTGTCTCGTACGCAGGGAGGGGTGGCCGCCGCGCGCGGCCTGGCGCGGGATCGCGATATCCGGCCTGCTCTGGTTCGGCTTCTACATGGTGGTGCTCAACTGGGGTGAGCAGCAGGTGGACGCCGGCACGGCGGCGCTGGTCGTGAACATCGGCCCGATCCTCATCGCGCTGCTCGGCTCCCGGCTGCTCGGCGACGCGATGCCGCCGCGGCTGCTCGCGGGCATGGCGGTGTCGTTCGCGGGGGCGGTCGCGGTGGGGCTGTCGATGTCCGGCGAGGGCGGTTCCTCGGTGCTCGGGGTGGTCCTGTGTCTGCTCGCCGCCGTCGGCTACGCGGCGGGGGTCGTCGCGCAGAAGCCGGCGCTCGGGCGGGCGAGCGCCCTCCAGGTGACCACGTTCGGCTGTCTGGTCGGGGCCGTGGTGTGCCTGCCGTTCGCGGGACAGCTGGTCCACGACGTGGCGGACGCGCCCGCCTCCGCCACCCTCAACGTGCTCTACCTGGGGGTCTTCCCGACCGCGCTGGCGTTCACGACCTGGGCGTACGCGCTGGCCCGGACCACCGCGAGCCGCATGGGCGCGACCACCTACGCGGTGCCCGCGCTCGTCGTCGCGATGTCCTGGCTGTTCCTCGACGAGGTACCGGCGCTGCTCACCCTGGCGGGCGGCGCACTGTGCCTGACCGGGGTAGCGGTGTCCCGCTCCCGCCCCCGGTCCAAGGCTGTCAGGGACGCGGGAAGCCGCACGACCAGCCCTCACCCAACCGCGGACGACCACGCCACCCGGGGCTAG
- a CDS encoding metalloregulator ArsR/SmtB family transcription factor, producing the protein MMGGMTRSTDPVAPGLAALAAMFADETRATFLLTLLDGRAWTAGELARHAHVAPSTASEHLGKLVAGGLLAEERQGRHRYVRLADPHVAQLVEDLAAQVAPDSTRRPRTLREAGTGSAMARARTCYDHLAGRLGITLTDALTHRGLLRQDTGFALTDAGLRWFDETGIDLNRTGRRPLTRACLDWTERRPHLAGTAGAALCRHALDAHWCVRIGSERAVKVTPDGERAFAELLGIEATALH; encoded by the coding sequence ATGATGGGTGGCATGACGAGGTCGACGGATCCGGTCGCACCGGGACTCGCCGCGCTGGCCGCAATGTTCGCGGACGAGACCCGCGCCACCTTCCTGCTCACCCTGCTCGACGGCCGCGCCTGGACCGCGGGGGAACTGGCCAGGCACGCCCACGTCGCCCCCTCGACGGCCAGCGAACACCTGGGCAAGCTCGTCGCCGGCGGCCTGCTCGCCGAGGAACGACAGGGCCGACACCGCTACGTGCGGCTCGCGGACCCTCACGTCGCCCAACTCGTCGAGGACCTCGCCGCCCAGGTCGCACCCGACTCCACCCGACGCCCCCGCACCCTGCGGGAAGCCGGAACGGGCTCCGCGATGGCCCGCGCCCGCACGTGTTACGACCACCTCGCGGGCCGTCTCGGCATCACCCTCACCGACGCACTCACCCACCGCGGCCTGCTCCGCCAGGACACCGGGTTCGCGCTCACGGACGCGGGCCTGCGATGGTTCGACGAGACAGGCATCGACCTGAACCGCACCGGCCGCCGCCCCCTCACCCGCGCCTGCCTCGACTGGACCGAACGCCGCCCCCACCTCGCGGGTACCGCAGGCGCGGCCCTGTGCCGCCACGCCCTGGACGCCCACTGGTGCGTACGTATCGGCTCGGAGCGCGCGGTCAAGGTCACGCCGGACGGCGAGCGGGCCTTCGCGGAACTCCTGGGCATCGAGGCAACGGCACTCCACTGA
- a CDS encoding TetR/AcrR family transcriptional regulator: protein MARPRKPLLSTDRIVDTARALVDAEGLAAVSTRRLAAELGVSGPSLYNHFRTKDQILEAVADSVSAQVDLSMFEDGREWRTALHDWAVSYRAALRDHPNIVPVLARGPGRRPAGLRLADAVFGAMVDAGWPPAQATSIGALMRYFIMGSALGSFAGGFVDDESAYDPADYPHLGQAHLLAEQQEKVDERAFEVGLGALLDGLTEQFGRVTGDG, encoded by the coding sequence ATGGCCCGACCGCGCAAGCCCCTCCTGAGCACCGACCGGATCGTCGACACGGCACGGGCCCTGGTGGACGCGGAGGGTCTGGCCGCCGTCTCCACGCGGCGGCTCGCCGCCGAACTGGGCGTGAGCGGGCCCTCCCTCTACAACCACTTCCGCACCAAGGACCAGATCCTGGAAGCGGTCGCGGACTCCGTGAGCGCGCAGGTCGACCTGTCGATGTTCGAGGACGGGCGGGAGTGGCGTACCGCCCTGCACGACTGGGCCGTGTCCTATCGGGCGGCGCTGCGCGACCACCCGAACATCGTCCCGGTCCTCGCCCGCGGTCCCGGGCGCCGACCCGCCGGGCTGCGCCTCGCGGACGCCGTCTTCGGCGCGATGGTCGACGCCGGCTGGCCACCGGCCCAGGCCACGTCGATCGGCGCCCTGATGCGCTACTTCATCATGGGCTCCGCCCTCGGGTCCTTCGCCGGCGGTTTCGTCGACGACGAGAGTGCGTACGACCCCGCCGACTATCCCCACCTCGGGCAGGCCCACCTGCTCGCCGAGCAGCAGGAGAAGGTGGACGAGCGGGCCTTCGAGGTGGGGCTCGGGGCGTTGCTGGACGGGTTGACGGAGCAGTTCGGGAGGGTGACGGGAGACGGCTGA
- a CDS encoding acyl-CoA dehydrogenase family protein, whose protein sequence is MNLELSEEQTAVRQLAKDFVDREIAPHVVEWDRAEEVDRSLVKKLGEVGFLGLTVDEEYGGSGGDHLAYCLVTEELGRGDSSVRGIVSVSLGLVAKTIAYWGSEEQKRQWLPGLTSGAYVGCFGLTEPGTGSDAGNLTTKAVRDGDDYVINGTKMFITNGTWADVVLLFARSTDAPGHKGVSAFLVPTDTPGLTRRTIHGKLGLRGQATAELVLEDVRVPASALLAPEGKGFSVAMSALAKGRMSVAAGCVGIAQAALDVAVRYATEREQFGKTIAHHQLVQELISDIAVDVDAARLLTWRVADLVDRGLPFATESSKAKLFASEAAVRAANNALQVFGGYGYIDEYPAGKLLRDARVMTLYEGTSQIQKLVIGRALTGVSAF, encoded by the coding sequence ATGAACCTGGAGCTCAGCGAGGAGCAGACCGCCGTCCGGCAACTCGCCAAGGACTTCGTGGACCGCGAGATCGCCCCTCATGTCGTCGAGTGGGACCGCGCGGAGGAGGTCGACCGCTCGCTCGTGAAGAAGCTCGGCGAGGTCGGCTTCCTCGGGCTCACCGTCGACGAGGAGTACGGCGGCAGCGGCGGCGACCACCTCGCCTACTGCCTCGTGACGGAGGAACTGGGCCGCGGTGACTCCTCCGTGCGCGGCATCGTCTCCGTCTCACTCGGTCTCGTGGCCAAGACGATCGCGTACTGGGGGAGTGAGGAGCAGAAGCGGCAGTGGCTGCCGGGGCTGACCTCCGGCGCGTACGTGGGCTGCTTCGGTCTCACCGAGCCCGGCACCGGCTCGGACGCGGGCAACCTGACGACGAAGGCCGTGCGCGACGGCGACGACTACGTCATCAACGGCACCAAGATGTTCATCACCAACGGGACCTGGGCCGATGTCGTCCTGCTCTTCGCCCGCTCCACCGACGCGCCCGGCCACAAGGGCGTCTCCGCCTTCCTCGTGCCGACCGACACCCCCGGCCTGACCCGCCGCACCATCCACGGCAAGCTCGGCCTGCGCGGCCAGGCCACCGCCGAACTCGTCCTGGAGGACGTACGCGTACCCGCGAGCGCCCTGCTCGCGCCCGAGGGCAAGGGGTTCTCCGTGGCCATGTCGGCCCTGGCCAAGGGCCGGATGTCGGTCGCGGCCGGGTGTGTCGGCATCGCCCAGGCGGCCCTGGACGTCGCCGTGCGGTACGCGACCGAGCGGGAGCAGTTCGGGAAGACCATCGCGCACCACCAGCTCGTCCAGGAACTGATCAGCGACATCGCCGTCGACGTGGACGCGGCGCGGCTGCTGACCTGGCGGGTCGCCGATCTCGTCGACCGCGGACTGCCCTTCGCCACGGAGTCGTCGAAGGCAAAGCTCTTCGCCTCCGAGGCCGCCGTGCGCGCCGCGAACAACGCCCTCCAGGTCTTCGGCGGCTACGGCTACATCGACGAGTACCCGGCGGGCAAGCTGCTGCGCGACGCCCGTGTGATGACCCTCTACGAAGGCACCAGCCAGATACAGAAGCTGGTCATCGGGCGTGCGCTGACGGGGGTTTCCGCCTTCTGA
- a CDS encoding YiaA/YiaB family inner membrane protein, translated as MSETPVKHLNTAAFYGQAVASFSVAMVATAVGIYKLHADAWVRAFLAIAVLYLVTSSFTLAKVIRDRQDAGADRAR; from the coding sequence ATGAGTGAGACACCCGTCAAGCATCTGAACACGGCGGCCTTCTACGGCCAGGCCGTGGCCTCCTTCTCCGTCGCCATGGTGGCGACCGCCGTCGGCATCTACAAGCTGCACGCCGACGCCTGGGTGCGCGCCTTTCTGGCCATCGCCGTCCTCTATCTGGTGACGTCGTCCTTCACGCTGGCCAAGGTGATCCGTGACCGTCAGGACGCGGGCGCCGACCGGGCACGCTAA
- a CDS encoding TetR/AcrR family transcriptional regulator, whose protein sequence is MSTAEETAGGEMQPWAEVTPDAARRLLVAAVEAFAERGYHATTTRDIAGRAGMSPAALYIHYKTKEELLHRISRIGHDKALDIVRGAAQGGGSAAERLTDAVRSFVRWHAGQHTTARVVQYELEALGPEARAEIVALRRQTDAAVRGIIEDGVAAGDFDVPDVPGTTLAVLSLCIDVARWFNVDGPRTPDEVGALYADLVLRMVGAKE, encoded by the coding sequence ATGAGTACGGCGGAGGAGACGGCCGGCGGCGAGATGCAGCCGTGGGCCGAGGTCACCCCGGACGCGGCCCGGCGGCTGCTCGTCGCCGCCGTCGAGGCCTTCGCCGAGCGCGGATACCACGCGACGACGACCCGGGACATCGCGGGCCGCGCGGGCATGAGCCCCGCCGCGCTCTACATCCACTACAAGACCAAGGAAGAGCTGCTCCACCGCATCAGCCGGATCGGGCACGACAAGGCGCTCGACATCGTGCGCGGCGCGGCGCAGGGCGGCGGCAGCGCCGCCGAGCGGCTCACCGACGCCGTGCGGTCCTTCGTGCGGTGGCACGCCGGGCAGCACACCACCGCGCGGGTCGTGCAGTACGAGCTGGAAGCCCTCGGACCCGAGGCGCGGGCGGAGATCGTCGCGCTGCGGCGGCAGACCGACGCGGCCGTGCGCGGCATCATCGAGGACGGCGTTGCGGCCGGCGACTTCGACGTGCCGGACGTGCCGGGCACCACGCTCGCCGTGCTCTCCCTCTGTATCGACGTGGCCCGCTGGTTCAACGTCGACGGGCCCCGTACGCCCGACGAGGTCGGCGCGCTCTACGCCGACCTCGTACTGCGCATGGTCGGGGCCAAGGAGTAG
- a CDS encoding MaoC family dehydratase: MTEPRTFATVDELRAAVGEQLGYSDWVEIEQKRIDLFAEATGDHQWIHVDPEKAATGPFGTTIAHGYLTLSLLPLFGPQLIKVEGVKMGVNYGTNKVRFPAPVPVGSRLRATAKITGVEDVPGGVQVSVAFTVEREGGDKPVCVAESVSRYYV; this comes from the coding sequence ATGACAGAGCCGAGGACGTTCGCGACGGTCGACGAACTGCGGGCCGCGGTGGGCGAGCAGCTGGGGTACAGCGACTGGGTCGAGATCGAGCAGAAGCGGATCGACCTCTTCGCGGAGGCGACCGGCGACCACCAGTGGATCCACGTCGACCCCGAGAAGGCCGCGACCGGCCCCTTCGGCACGACGATCGCGCACGGCTACCTCACCCTGTCGCTGCTCCCGCTCTTCGGCCCTCAGCTGATCAAGGTCGAAGGCGTGAAGATGGGCGTCAACTACGGGACGAACAAGGTCCGTTTCCCCGCCCCCGTACCGGTCGGCTCACGGCTGCGCGCCACCGCGAAGATCACCGGCGTCGAGGACGTACCCGGCGGTGTCCAGGTGTCCGTGGCCTTCACCGTGGAGCGCGAGGGCGGCGACAAGCCGGTATGCGTCGCCGAGTCGGTGTCGCGCTACTACGTCTGA
- the soxR gene encoding redox-sensitive transcriptional activator SoxR: protein MPQIPEKIHELTVGQLSARSGAAVSALHFYESKGLISSRRTTGNQRRYHRDALRRVAFVRAAQRVGIPLATIREALAELPEERTPTREDWARLSQAWRSELEDRIKQLSRLRDHLTDCIGCGCLSLENCVLSNPDDVFGERQAGSRLMVERVTARPKPRQSPGSQQSQQTAEECC from the coding sequence GTGCCCCAGATCCCTGAGAAGATCCACGAGCTGACCGTCGGCCAGCTGTCGGCCCGCAGCGGCGCCGCCGTCTCCGCCCTGCACTTCTACGAGTCCAAGGGCCTGATCAGCAGTCGGCGCACCACCGGCAACCAACGCCGCTACCACCGCGACGCGCTGCGCCGTGTCGCCTTCGTCCGGGCCGCCCAACGCGTCGGCATCCCCCTCGCCACCATCCGCGAGGCGCTCGCCGAACTCCCCGAGGAGCGCACCCCGACACGCGAGGACTGGGCCCGGCTGTCGCAGGCCTGGCGTTCCGAACTGGAGGACCGGATCAAGCAGTTGAGCCGGCTGCGGGATCACCTGACCGACTGCATCGGGTGCGGCTGTCTGTCCCTCGAGAACTGCGTGCTGTCCAACCCGGACGATGTCTTCGGCGAGCGTCAGGCGGGCTCCCGGCTCATGGTGGAGCGCGTCACCGCGCGGCCGAAGCCGCGGCAGTCACCGGGGTCGCAGCAGTCGCAGCAGACGGCCGAGGAGTGCTGTTGA
- a CDS encoding RNA ligase (ATP): MSTLRVTAEVLTVHEHPNADALELAQVGLYRAVVAKGAYRTGESAVYIPEQSVLPTTLIEELGLTGRLAGPGSDRVKAVRLRGELSQGIVCRPKALADVDLARAAADGTDFAEALGIVKWVPPIPPTMNGDVESAPDLLPWVDIENIQRYPDIFAPGENVVLTEKLHGSACLLTHVADQDRVYVSSKGFGAKSLALKEDPRNLYWRAVHAHGVAAAAARLAERLGARRVGIFGEVYGAGVQDLSYGADGRRESLGYAVFDVSAEIAGEVRWLDAAALLDGELPLVPRLYEGPYDIDRVLEVASGRETVSGRALHLREGVVIRPAAERYSPVTGGRAIAKAVSPAYLTRKGGTEYE, translated from the coding sequence ATGTCGACGCTGCGCGTCACCGCCGAAGTGCTGACCGTCCATGAGCATCCGAACGCCGACGCGCTCGAACTGGCCCAGGTGGGCCTGTACCGAGCCGTCGTCGCCAAGGGCGCCTACCGCACCGGCGAGAGTGCCGTCTACATCCCCGAGCAGTCCGTGCTCCCCACCACTCTCATCGAGGAGCTGGGCCTGACCGGACGCCTCGCGGGCCCCGGTTCGGACCGCGTCAAGGCCGTACGCCTGCGCGGTGAGCTGTCGCAGGGCATCGTCTGCCGCCCGAAGGCGCTGGCCGACGTCGACCTGGCGCGGGCCGCCGCGGACGGCACCGACTTCGCCGAGGCGCTCGGCATCGTCAAGTGGGTGCCGCCGATCCCGCCCACCATGAACGGTGACGTCGAGTCCGCGCCCGATCTGCTGCCCTGGGTCGACATCGAGAACATCCAGCGGTACCCGGACATCTTCGCGCCGGGCGAGAACGTCGTCCTGACGGAGAAGCTGCACGGCTCGGCCTGCCTGCTGACCCACGTCGCCGACCAGGACCGCGTGTACGTCTCCTCCAAGGGCTTCGGCGCCAAGTCCCTAGCCCTCAAGGAGGATCCCCGCAATCTGTACTGGCGCGCCGTCCACGCCCACGGCGTCGCGGCGGCCGCGGCCCGGCTCGCCGAACGGCTCGGCGCCCGCCGGGTCGGCATCTTCGGCGAGGTGTACGGGGCGGGTGTGCAGGACCTGTCGTACGGCGCCGACGGCCGCCGCGAGTCCCTCGGCTACGCCGTGTTCGACGTGTCCGCGGAGATCGCCGGCGAGGTCCGCTGGCTGGACGCGGCGGCGCTCCTCGACGGCGAACTGCCGCTGGTGCCACGGCTGTACGAGGGCCCGTACGACATCGACCGCGTCCTGGAGGTCGCCTCGGGCCGGGAGACCGTGTCCGGGCGCGCACTGCATCTGCGGGAGGGCGTCGTGATACGCCCCGCCGCCGAGCGCTACAGCCCGGTGACCGGCGGCCGGGCCATCGCGAAGGCGGTCAGCCCGGCGTATCTGACGCGCAAGGGCGGCACGGAGTACGAGTGA